The genomic window CTAGTAAAAAATGATATCAGATATAAGTAAGTGATCACAGGTATATACAGTACCGAAAATAGAAGTAAATAGTATAGCcaaggacgacgaggacggcAATTACTAGCAGCGGTATGATGATGTACAGCGAGCCACTTTCCGTCTTTGGAGACTTCGTCACAAACGACTCTGGATCATACAAAACGGTTTCTATTTTGAAAATAGTAGCGTAGCTCCCATTGCACATCACCAATGTCTCAGAGACGTTCATTTTGAAGTCAATCGAAGGACTGCAACGAAAGGTTCGATCGCGTAAATTTTTCCAATTGGTCACATTGAGATGAAGGTTAGTATCGTTCAAATTTGTGAAATTGCCGTCCGAGTCCTCTTCTTTCCAGTACGCTGTTGTAGTAGCCACAGCGCAGGTAATACGAACGATTTTGCAAAGCTCCTCATCATCGTAGCCTGCACTCGTCTGAGCTATAAtgaagggaaaaaaatcgaaatcaGGCTAGGTCAATTTAGCGTAGATTGATTCACCTATGCAACATTGGCAAAGAACATACAGAAGAGCGAGGAGACAACAAAGGCGCGGTTGTCTCATTGTAAAATGAGACAACAGTAGCTGGGAGGAAAgataaaaagaaaggaggTCCTCTGCTAATCAATTAACATAACCGTTAGTCTGATTTCAGGGGGATTTGGTTAGTATCGCAACTGTTACCGTAGCAACCAATCATTCGACTAGATACGTTTATTCTTAGCGAAAGCAGATCAACTGCTTCGATCGTTACAAAGACAACGTTTGTTTTTAGCGAAAATGAATGTCAGCATACTGAACCccgttctccttcttcgGAGTCGGCGGCGACTTGGTCTTcttattcttctttttgaagtcCAAGGCAGCGTACTCGACTTTCTGCAATGCAGATGGCATGGCATCTCAATACGATTACGCACGGTCTAAGTGGCCCTCACCTCGCTCGGTTCGTTGCCCGCCGACACGTATCCGGTGAGCACAACGTCGGCGGACGAACTTCTCATCTCGACGCGAGGAGCTTGGGAAGCTGCACCAGGCAGATCCGACGCCTCGCCCAATTTCCTGCGTATCATCGGAAAACCTGTGACCCCATACATATGATATGATGATATGACAGTGTCTTGTAGAGAAAAATTCAGCACCTCTGAGTTTGTAGTAGACtaggagaacgacgacgatgacgagaatAAGAACGAGAGGAGGCACGACGTAGTAGATCCATTCGGGTGCCCCAGACGACTGCGATCCAATCGATGGCGTAATAAAACCGTCCGTCTGCGTGGTCGGCTGAAGAACCGTAGGACGTCCAACCGTGTCGTTTGTCTCTGGAAGTGGCGGTGGTGGAGTGCTTGGCGACGGTGAAGAAGTGCTCGGAGTCGCGCGATTATTGCCGGAAGATCGGCTCGTGGGCGTCGGCGTATCGTCCGTTATCTCGCAATCTACTTTGTCCTTGAAGTCGAGCCAGTTTGTCTCGACAGTGGAGttgactgaaaaaaaaaaaccctcGCATCTATTACTTACACGCACTCCCTAGCACACTCTGTACCGCTGAAATAGAGGTAGCTGCTCCAGAGAATCGATCCGTTCATGTGCACGCCGCAGATATAGCGTCTCCTATAGGCGGACATGTCGAACGTAAAGCTGAAATTCGTCGGTCGATCGTAGGACGTTCGTTCGATTATCTCCTCGTCGGCAGACGAGCGCAAGTCGGGCGGTAGATGCTCTAGACGAACGACCCATGTCATGGAGCCGTCGAAAGGCACGCCGACATCGCAAACGAGCAGAAACGAATCGCAGAGGTTCGGCGTGTAGCGCGGGCTCGGCGACGGGCGAGGAGACGTCGTGTACGtcacgcggcgacgactcgacgctgctataataataataataataaaaggAGGGCAAAGGGCAAGAGGATTTGCCACTCGTTCTAGATACGGCGAGGAGAAGGTTTCGTACCGCTTTGGGACAGAGaggcgacgaggaggagaagaagcgcGAACTGACGCGCCATTTTAGGGAAGAGATGACACCGCTACTAAAGCTGAAAACGAGATTGACGCTGTGACGAGAAAAGACCGACCGCATAATTGCACAAGTTTTTGCCCCTCGGTCGTCAAGAGCAACcgacacgacgacgagtaACGACCGGCGACTTCCGTAATTTTCCTACTCCTTCCGTCGACTCTTCGCGAAAAGGGCTCTCAAGTAGGGCGTTTTCCTCGTATCTGGAAAGTCTCCGGTTCTGGAATGTATCATGTATCAGAGACGGGACTTCGTGATTTTATTTTCGACGACACACAGTTACGTCCTGTCTGTTGCCTCTAGAAAAAGGTCTACAGTGTTTTATCTACACGGTGTCTTAGCGACGAAATCTCTTTAGAAGGTTCATTCGATGTTGGCGGTCTCAAGGCTCCACGTCCGTCTCGATCCGAGTCTCTAGGGGACTTGAACCTATCGAGGTACGATTAGTGAGGTCACTGTTAGTGTTAGGAAGGTGAACGCACTCCGTCCTCGCTCTTCAGCGGGTTTTCTTCCGGCAACGCGTGTCCGTTCGGATACGTATTTTGGTAAACGTTCTCGCACATAGCATGATCGTCAATCGGATTGAAACTCGTCAAGACTACCGTGAAAAGGAGTCCATTTAAAACGGGTTCCCCAAAGGGGCCCCCTCCTGGTAAATTCTTACCTATATCTCTTCCCCTTTTCTTGGCTTCACGCCTAGAAATTAGAAAGGCGGCAATTGCGATGCTGACTAGGAAAACGGTGGCGCACGCCACCGTAACGTAGACCCAGAGCAAATTGCCTAGATAAGAAATGTGGTCAAAGTGACTGAGATCATCTGGACCAATTTacgcgatgacgatgatCCGTTACGTCCTTGATTTCGCTCGTTCGGTACGTCCATGGGGCCTAGGGctaagcaaaagaaaacactaGTGACTTTCTTCCTGCCACTCTGAGGAAGGTCAGGGCACTTTGAATATCTTCAAGACGATCGCGTTCAGTCGGACCAGAGCTCTCAGTCGAACTGTCTGGCTTGATTACATCTTCGCTTGTGGCAGTGCCGTCATCTTTTCAATCGATATCAGTTATAGTTCAACGAGATGACCCTGATTTTAGAGAGAATTGCGCACCTTTGGAGCCGCTGCCACTTCCAGCGCCATTTCCACTACCACTGCCACTGCCTCCGGGTTTTACATCGTCGACACCGAGTTCTCTGCCTGATCCGCTGTCGCCTGAcccgccgccgctaccgGAGGGTCCACCGCTGAGGTCAGACTTTTCTTCGCCTTGTCAAGATTCTATTGTTTGTGAGAGCCCCAATCCTTTGAGCCTACCTTGTGTCGGAATGACATCTCGTTCGGTGCTCGCCGTTTGAGCATGTTCTATAGTTGGAAAAATTCGCGGTGCGAATACGTGTCGATGGTCGTCGTTACCGGTTTCTTTCGTGGGCGGAACTGACCGAATTGCCGGTTTCAGCGTTGCTAAGATAGAATTTCCAATTCGCTTTCTGATACTTTCGACGTTGGCTGTTACCACCTTTCTCCGAGGCGGAAGAATTATCAGTCGACGCTGGAGTCACAACGACGTCTAAAAATCTTGTGCTGGCAACGCGGAACAATAGACTCGTCGCCACATTGTTTACGTATACTGTCGGTAGTAGCGGCGGTCGTCCGGGCAGGTTTATCCGTGGAACCTATAGAAAAAGCTTTCACGTAACGCTGCGCAAACTTtgcgtcgccgacgctctttcttttcggtGCGGCGCTATGCAGAGAAACAAAGACGCGCGCAGTTTACTTACGTTTCGTTGCGTATTCGGATTTCGGTGTCGCTTCTTCGCTAAAAGCACTGCCACTACTGCCACTGCCGCTGTAAGGAATCCCACTGCTCGCTACGCCTCCTCCACTTCGGCCATCTGTGTTTTGAACAAATTTGCTCAATATCGATTGAATTGCTTCACTCTGCTTCTCACCGCTTATCCCAAGGCAGCAGACGAAGATAACCACCCACTTGAAAGTCATCGAGCCTTCTAAGTTCTccctcgaaaaaaaattgcctcTGTCGCTGTGAGGGCTTCTCTTTAATCACCAGCGTTTTTATCAACGTGGGAAGTTGACGTCTGACGTTCTGTCCTGCGAATGGTCGTAACAGGAATGGCCTCGAGTTTGGCCCGGGTTCAACAATCTGATTGTACCTTCCCTAAGTTTGCGGGAAGCTCTCCCACGGGGTCGCGTGTGAACGCCACGATTTCCTAAGAAAGCATTGTTTCTTCGACCTAAGCTAAATTATGCGATCTGGGAGAGCGAGCCGGAGTGGCACAGGGGAGAAAGACGAGCTCTGACGACAGGAGTCGCGAATTCGACCGTTGCGCAAGAAAAGGCTTTTCTTTGTGCTTACAATTTCGATCGAG from Oscarella lobularis chromosome 1, ooOscLobu1.1, whole genome shotgun sequence includes these protein-coding regions:
- the LOC136196841 gene encoding uncharacterized protein isoform X2, translated to MARQFALLLLLVASLSQSASSRRRVTYTTSPRPSPSPRYTPNLCDSFLLVCDVGVPFDGSMTWVVRLEHLPPDLRSSADEEIIERTSYDRPTNFSFTFDMSAYRRRYICGVHMNGSILWSSYLYFSVNSTVETNWLDFKDKVDCEITDDTPTPTSRSSGNNRATPSTSSPSPSTPPPPLPETNDTVGRPTVLQPTTQTDGFITPSIGSQSSGAPEWIYYVVPPLVLILVIVVVLLVYYKLRGFPMIRRKLGEASDLPGAASQAPRVEMRSSSADVVLTGYVSAGNEPSEKVEYAALDFKKKNKKTKSPPTPKKENGVQYADIHFR
- the LOC136196841 gene encoding uncharacterized protein isoform X1; this encodes MARQFALLLLLVASLSQSAASSRRRVTYTTSPRPSPSPRYTPNLCDSFLLVCDVGVPFDGSMTWVVRLEHLPPDLRSSADEEIIERTSYDRPTNFSFTFDMSAYRRRYICGVHMNGSILWSSYLYFSVNSTVETNWLDFKDKVDCEITDDTPTPTSRSSGNNRATPSTSSPSPSTPPPPLPETNDTVGRPTVLQPTTQTDGFITPSIGSQSSGAPEWIYYVVPPLVLILVIVVVLLVYYKLRGFPMIRRKLGEASDLPGAASQAPRVEMRSSSADVVLTGYVSAGNEPSEKVEYAALDFKKKNKKTKSPPTPKKENGVQYADIHFR
- the LOC136196855 gene encoding uncharacterized protein gives rise to the protein MTFKWVVIFVCCLGISDGRSGGGVASSGIPYSGSGSSGSAFSEEATPKSEYATKRSTDKPARTTAATTDSIHVVVTPASTDNSSASEKATLKPAIRSVPPTKETEHAQTASTERDVIPTQGEEKSDLSGGPSGSGGGSGDSGSGRELGVDDVKPGGSGSGSGNGAGSGSGSKDDGTATSEDVIKPDSSTESSGPTERDRLEDIQTLGPMDVPNERNQGRNGSSSSRNLLWVYVTVACATVFLVSIAIAAFLISRREAKKRGRDIVLTSFNPIDDHAMCENVYQNTYPNGHALPEENPLKSEDGVQVP